The following proteins come from a genomic window of Larimichthys crocea isolate SSNF chromosome XV, L_crocea_2.0, whole genome shotgun sequence:
- the g0s2 gene encoding G0/G1 switch protein 2 yields METIGEIIPFAKEMLNQRPSRGMLKIYMLGSTLAMLGLVGGLVETVLLPFVEQETTEDTPAELIMKEKKDKKQMLKSHTTVVHPDVVDVPETTVIEVKAKYLATFGQRSSANRLHAS; encoded by the coding sequence ATGGAAACTATTGGCGAGATCATCCCATTTGCTAAGGAGATGTTAAACCAGAGGCCCAGCCGGGGCATGCTGAAGATCTACATGCTCGGCTCCACTCTGGCGATGCTCGGACTGGTCGGTGGACTCGTGGAAACGGTTCTCCTGCCATTTGTGGAGCAGGAGACCACTGAGGACACACCAGCCGAGCTGAtcatgaaggagaagaaagataAGAAGCAGATGTTGAAGTCACATACTACCGTGGTCCACCCTGATGTTGTAGACGTGCCGGAGACGACAGTGATAGAGGTCAAGGCCAAATATCTGGCGACCTTTGGGCAGAGAAGCTCAGCTAACCGCTTACATGCTTCTTAA
- the camk1gb gene encoding calcium/calmodulin-dependent protein kinase IGb, giving the protein MDVIPDLTTGTCEVPDKVIRPDLGELAGESEQSSFSASQSQEIAAKASADMGRQEADYVWKKNTENIQEIFDIMEELGSGAFSEVYMVKEKATGKMFAMKCVKKKQKRDLNLENEIAVLRRIQHENVVGMEDFYESRTHYYLVMQLVSGGELFDRILDRGVYSEQDASRVIQQVLQAVSYLHQNGIVHRDLKPENILYYSPDENSKVMISDFGLSKMVDNDIMSTACGTPGYVAPEVLAQKPYSKAVDCWSIGVITYILLCGYPPFYEESESRLFSKIMKAQYEFDSPFWDDISESAKDFIRNMMQKNPSMRYTTDLALRHPWIIGKTARSQDIYYSVSVQIQKNFAKTKWKQAFNAAVAINHMKKLQLAHSELALRQASIPDINVIDVSSPTKSRKRLDPDKLDQNVAMEMNGKVQGAHHMSLPTSQVELKSHFHSLKATQSQRDGHHAPTIAEQGKNVYHSEPANLNGCGKNHSGKPVQTGVCSVM; this is encoded by the exons ATGGATGTCATCCCTGACTTGACAACAGGTACTTGTGAGGTCCCAGACAAAGTAATCCGTCCAGACCTCGGCGAGCTGGCAGGAgagtcagagcagagctccTTCAGCGCCTCGCAGTCTCAAG AAATTGCCGCCAAAGCGTCTGCAGACATGGGTCGACAAGAGGCCGACTATGTGTGGAAGAAGAACACTGAAAACATCCAGGAGATATTCGACATCATGGAGGAGCTGGGATC GGGAGCGTTCTCAGAGGTGTACATGGTGAAGGAGAAGGCGACGGGAAAGATGTTTGCCATGAAgtgtgtgaagaagaaacagaaaagagaccTCAATCTGGAGAACGAGATCGCCGTGCTGAGAAG AATCCAGCATGAAAATGTCGTCGGGATGGAGGATTTCTATGAAAGTCGGACCCATTACTACCTTGTCATGCAGCT TGTTTCAGGCGGTGAGCTCTTTGACCGTATTCTGGACCGGGGGGTTTACTCGGAGCAGGATGCCAGCAGAGTGATCCAGCAGGTGCTGCAGGCCGTCAGCTATCTGCACCAAAACGGCATCGTGCATCGTGACCTCAAG CCAGAAAACATCTTGTACTATAGCCCGGACGAGAACTCCAAGGTCATGATCAGTGATTTTGGCCTCTCCAAGATGGTAGACAACGACATCATGTCGACGGCTTGTGGCACCCCAGGATATGTAG cTCCTGAAGTTTTGGCACAGAAGCCCTACAGCAAGGCAGTGGACTGCTGGTCTATTGGAGTTATCACCTACATCCT GCTCTGTGGATATCCCCCTTTTTACGAAGAAAGTGAGTCGAGACTGTTCTCCAAGATCATGAAGGCGCAGTATGAGTTCGACTCGCCCTTCTGGGATGACATCTCCGAATCTG CTAAAGATTTCATCCGTAACATGATGCAGAAGAATCCCAGCATGCGTTACACCACCGACCTGGCCCTCAGACATCCCTG GATTATCGGAAAGACGGCTCGGAGCCAGGACATCTACTATTCTGTCAGTGTTCAGATCCAAAAGAACTTCGCCAAGACCAAGTGGAAG CAAGCCTTTAACGCTGCCGTAGCCATCAACCACATGAAAAAGCTGCAGCTGGCCCACTCAGAGCTCGCCCTGAGGCAGGCCAGCATCCCAGACATCAACGTGATCGATGTGTCCTCCCCAACAAAGAGCCGCAAACGTCTGGATCCAGACAAGCTGGACCAAAACGTGGCGATGGAGATGAACGGGAAAGTACAGGGGGCGCATCACATGTCCCTGCCCACGAGCCAAGTTGAACTGAAGAGCCATTTCCACTCACTGAAGGCCACTCAGAGTCAGCGCGACGGGCACCACGCGCCCACCATAGCTGAGCAGGGCAAGAACGTCTACCACTCCGAGCCCGCCAACCTGAACGG GTGCGGTAAGAACCATAGTGGTAAACCTGTGCAGACCGGAGTCTGCTCAGTGATGTGA